A DNA window from Amycolatopsis sp. DSM 110486 contains the following coding sequences:
- a CDS encoding TetR/AcrR family transcriptional regulator: protein MSQVVRSRNYDLGKRADDVLVTRTRIAEAAMQLHGSLGPARTTISAVAELAGVRRNTLYRHFPTEDELFAACSEHFWSLHPLPDPARWRQVDEPQCRFEEALSAVYAYYGETADMLANLTRDAGFMPVVERSLEEYRALLEDIAHIAGEDQPARATARHALDFSTWRSLVPRGGLSDDVAVELMSALAFGTAGRRGVVAEPAPQQGKRDAVVRAAFAAFAEHGFRVSLDEIAERAGVSKVTIYSHFTSKEALFRTVITEQLDEAVAAARKLSSGEFDLRALCEACVDVLTSPAMVNLHSVLEAEAKRFPDDTAAWLGRVPAELRRVLETAVRALPGIRIPDPAAAVSQLYALCVQPGSPDVIESGVAMFLKFYEPPPNTKPSKA, encoded by the coding sequence ATGTCTCAGGTAGTGCGGTCGCGCAACTACGACCTCGGCAAGCGCGCCGACGACGTGCTGGTTACCCGCACGCGCATCGCCGAGGCCGCGATGCAGCTGCACGGCAGCCTGGGCCCGGCCCGCACCACGATCTCCGCCGTCGCCGAGCTCGCCGGCGTCCGGCGAAACACGCTGTACCGCCACTTCCCCACCGAGGACGAGCTCTTCGCAGCGTGCTCCGAGCACTTCTGGTCGCTGCACCCGCTGCCCGACCCCGCACGGTGGCGCCAGGTCGATGAACCGCAGTGCCGGTTCGAGGAAGCCCTCAGCGCCGTGTACGCGTACTACGGCGAAACAGCCGACATGCTCGCGAACCTGACCCGCGACGCCGGGTTCATGCCGGTCGTCGAGCGCTCACTGGAGGAGTACCGGGCGCTGCTCGAGGACATCGCGCACATCGCGGGTGAAGACCAGCCGGCTCGTGCGACGGCTCGGCACGCGCTGGACTTCAGCACCTGGCGCTCACTGGTGCCGCGCGGCGGGCTGAGCGACGACGTCGCGGTGGAGCTGATGTCCGCGCTCGCGTTCGGCACCGCCGGACGCCGGGGCGTCGTGGCCGAACCGGCGCCGCAGCAGGGCAAGCGCGACGCCGTGGTGCGCGCGGCCTTCGCGGCGTTCGCCGAGCACGGGTTCCGCGTGAGCCTCGACGAGATCGCCGAGCGCGCCGGCGTGTCGAAAGTGACCATCTACAGCCATTTCACGAGCAAGGAAGCCCTGTTCCGCACGGTGATCACCGAGCAGCTCGACGAGGCAGTCGCGGCGGCGCGCAAGCTGTCGTCGGGCGAGTTCGATCTGCGCGCGCTGTGCGAAGCGTGCGTCGACGTGCTGACGTCACCCGCGATGGTCAACCTGCACTCCGTGCTGGAGGCGGAGGCAAAGCGGTTCCCCGACGACACCGCGGCGTGGCTCGGTCGCGTGCCGGCGGAGCTGCGGCGGGTGCTCGAAACCGCGGTGCGCGCGTTGCCGGGCATCCGGATTCCCGACCCGGCCGCGGCGGTGAGCCAGCTGTACGCGCTGTGCGTGCAGCCCGGTTCGCCAGACGTGATCGAGTCCGGGGTGGCGATGTTCCTGAAGTTCTACGAACCGCCGCCGAACACCAAGCCCAGCAAGGCGTAA
- a CDS encoding VOC family protein, giving the protein MSYLNGSHHITMSVAGAQEDVDFHVNVLGLRLIKRTVLFDGKIPIYHLYYSNADGDPSAVLTTFPFGQAGINGRRGTNQAREVLLAVPSGSLNFWADRLKDRAADVHDATVFDRRRVLFRHPCGIEYQLVEVDDDPRRGFTGGGVPQEYAIHGIYGVGVHVTGPDTAVEFAANHLGAREGLAEGDRFALEAGRSGLGGAVELVVNRTDGPGTWIYGAGTIHHFAWNADNLKNQDELKFEIEGAGYTDLSELRDRKYFKSIYVRSPGGALFELAVTHNEGGWDCDESPQELGKRFQLPEQFESRRDEILGRLEPIDS; this is encoded by the coding sequence ATGTCGTACCTCAACGGTAGCCACCACATCACGATGTCGGTGGCCGGCGCGCAGGAGGACGTCGACTTCCACGTGAACGTCCTCGGCCTCCGCCTGATCAAGCGGACCGTGCTGTTCGACGGCAAGATCCCGATCTACCACCTCTACTACAGCAACGCCGACGGCGACCCGAGCGCCGTGCTCACCACGTTCCCCTTCGGGCAGGCCGGGATCAACGGCCGTCGCGGCACCAACCAGGCGCGCGAGGTGCTGCTCGCCGTCCCGTCGGGTTCGCTGAACTTCTGGGCCGACCGGCTCAAGGACCGCGCGGCCGACGTGCACGACGCGACCGTGTTCGACCGCCGCCGCGTGCTGTTCCGCCACCCGTGCGGCATCGAGTACCAACTCGTGGAGGTCGACGACGACCCGCGGCGCGGCTTCACCGGAGGGGGAGTGCCGCAGGAGTACGCCATCCACGGCATTTACGGCGTCGGTGTGCACGTGACCGGCCCGGACACCGCCGTCGAGTTCGCCGCCAACCACCTCGGCGCGCGGGAGGGCCTGGCCGAGGGCGACCGGTTCGCGCTGGAGGCGGGCCGATCCGGGCTCGGCGGCGCGGTCGAGCTCGTGGTCAACCGCACCGACGGTCCCGGCACGTGGATCTACGGCGCCGGCACCATCCACCACTTCGCGTGGAACGCCGACAACCTCAAGAACCAGGACGAGCTGAAGTTCGAGATCGAGGGCGCCGGCTACACGGACCTGTCGGAACTGCGGGACCGCAAGTACTTCAAGTCGATTTACGTCCGGTCGCCGGGTGGCGCGCTGTTCGAGCTCGCCGTGACGCACAACGAGGGCGGCTGGGACTGCGACGAGTCACCGCAGGAGCTCGGTAAGCGCTTCCAGCTGCCGGAGCAGTTCGAGTCCCGCCGCGACGAGATCCTCGGCCGGCTGGAACCGATCGACAGCTGA
- a CDS encoding class I adenylate-forming enzyme family protein → MTTGNLVLDAAGSTVGTLFEDRARTHPGRVALRSGERQVTYGELAERSRRIAALLASRGVRRGDRVALVSENRTEYLEITLAVALLGAIVACPGLRAGADELVACLDLVEPTVLVTSPRADEKFAAPLGSRPRLLLGEAFEAELAATTPWAGPSAARPEDVLIIIYTSGTTGVPKGAAISHRAEIARSSATRAEYRLAGDDAFVAWSPLSHMGAFDNSVSTLISGGKVVVVDGFDAAELAHVVATERLGWLLLMPGTVRRFADVLRDKQITPAGVRLCGVMPDLIGPDEIAEITARLDAPFANTFGTTETGCPPCSGDALAVGVEPRSLSKVQSGYCEIRLVDPDDQDVADGEPGEICMRGPTVFSGYWNDPATTAHDFRGGWFHLGDVFVRNPDGTLDFVDRAKYLIKSGGENIYPAEIERALLRHPEVLEAVVVRRADPTWGEVPVAFVARAAEAAVSAEDLIELCGERLAKYKRPREIRFVAPETLPRNASGKVVRGELEKQA, encoded by the coding sequence ATGACAACGGGAAACCTTGTGCTCGACGCCGCCGGCAGCACAGTGGGCACGCTCTTCGAAGACCGCGCCCGGACGCACCCCGGCCGCGTCGCGCTGCGGTCCGGCGAGCGGCAGGTGACCTACGGGGAGCTGGCCGAGCGCAGCCGCCGGATCGCCGCGCTGCTGGCGAGCCGGGGCGTGCGGCGCGGCGACCGGGTGGCACTGGTTTCGGAGAACCGCACCGAGTACCTGGAGATCACGCTCGCCGTGGCGCTGCTGGGCGCGATCGTCGCGTGCCCCGGCCTGCGGGCGGGCGCGGACGAACTCGTGGCCTGCCTCGACCTCGTCGAACCCACGGTGCTGGTGACGTCGCCGCGAGCCGACGAGAAGTTCGCCGCACCACTGGGTTCCCGGCCGCGGCTGCTGCTCGGCGAGGCCTTCGAAGCGGAGCTCGCGGCGACGACCCCGTGGGCCGGACCGTCTGCCGCGCGGCCGGAAGACGTCCTGATCATCATCTACACCAGCGGCACCACCGGCGTGCCGAAGGGCGCGGCCATCAGCCACCGCGCCGAGATCGCACGCAGCTCCGCGACGCGTGCGGAGTACCGGCTCGCGGGTGACGACGCGTTCGTCGCCTGGTCGCCGCTGAGCCACATGGGCGCGTTCGACAACTCGGTGAGCACGCTCATCAGCGGCGGCAAGGTCGTGGTCGTCGACGGTTTCGACGCGGCCGAGCTCGCCCACGTCGTGGCCACCGAACGGCTCGGGTGGCTACTGCTCATGCCCGGCACTGTCCGGCGCTTCGCGGACGTCTTGCGGGACAAGCAGATCACGCCCGCCGGGGTGCGCCTGTGCGGGGTGATGCCGGACCTCATCGGGCCGGACGAGATCGCCGAGATCACCGCGCGGCTCGACGCGCCGTTCGCGAACACCTTCGGCACCACCGAAACCGGGTGCCCGCCGTGTTCGGGCGATGCCCTTGCCGTCGGTGTCGAGCCGCGGTCACTGTCCAAAGTGCAGAGCGGCTACTGCGAAATCCGGCTCGTCGACCCGGACGACCAAGACGTCGCCGACGGCGAACCCGGTGAGATCTGCATGCGCGGGCCCACGGTGTTCAGCGGCTACTGGAACGACCCGGCCACCACCGCGCACGACTTCCGCGGCGGCTGGTTCCACCTCGGCGACGTCTTCGTGCGCAACCCCGACGGCACGCTCGATTTCGTCGACCGCGCGAAGTACCTGATCAAGAGCGGCGGCGAGAACATCTACCCCGCCGAGATCGAGCGCGCCCTGCTGCGCCACCCCGAAGTGCTCGAAGCCGTTGTCGTCCGCCGCGCCGACCCGACGTGGGGTGAGGTGCCGGTCGCGTTCGTGGCGCGCGCCGCCGAGGCGGCCGTGTCCGCCGAAGACCTGATCGAGTTGTGCGGCGAGCGGCTGGCGAAGTACAAGCGGCCACGCGAGATCCGGTTCGTGGCGCCGGAGACGTTGCCGCGCAACGCGTCCGGGAAGGTCGTCCGCGGCGAGCTCGAGAAGCAAGCCTGA
- a CDS encoding tryptophan 2,3-dioxygenase, with amino-acid sequence MIREIRDEELVMGAVGRKHAMLNELGPDAPGERTPYAAYVRNEELHTLQDLVSDSPAEPAFLVNAQVMELYFGLVVHELRTAQVELRADDLTRTLATLRRAAAHLRALSGMWDSLAWLTPADLLPVLRGLAERHGKDSALQSWMYRRLVFLLGLKTRDDLTPFDATPTRQHQLRAALSEPSLYDDVLAYLVRRGHPVPDEQRDFAEPYVPDAAVVEVWREVYEKPRGDLFALGEALADVAEQFTNWKYRHLMSVRRTFGDRAAYHGEPGVTWLSPTLDELPFPELWTARAAVG; translated from the coding sequence GTGATCCGCGAAATCCGGGACGAGGAGCTGGTCATGGGCGCTGTCGGACGGAAACACGCGATGCTCAACGAGCTGGGCCCGGACGCGCCCGGCGAGCGCACGCCGTACGCCGCCTACGTCCGCAACGAGGAGCTGCACACCCTCCAGGACCTGGTCAGCGACAGTCCGGCCGAGCCCGCGTTCCTGGTGAACGCGCAGGTCATGGAGCTGTACTTCGGTCTCGTCGTCCACGAGCTGCGCACCGCCCAGGTCGAGCTGCGCGCCGACGACCTCACCCGCACGCTGGCCACCCTCCGCCGCGCCGCCGCTCACCTGCGCGCGTTGAGCGGGATGTGGGACTCGCTCGCCTGGCTGACGCCGGCCGACCTCCTGCCCGTGCTGCGCGGCCTCGCCGAACGCCACGGCAAGGACAGCGCCCTGCAGTCGTGGATGTACCGCCGGCTGGTCTTCCTGCTGGGCCTCAAGACGCGCGACGACCTCACACCGTTCGACGCCACGCCCACCCGTCAACACCAGCTGCGGGCCGCGCTCAGTGAGCCCAGCCTGTACGACGACGTGCTGGCTTACCTCGTCCGCCGCGGCCATCCCGTGCCGGATGAGCAGCGCGACTTCGCCGAGCCGTATGTCCCCGACGCGGCCGTCGTCGAGGTCTGGCGCGAGGTCTACGAGAAACCTCGCGGCGACCTGTTCGCGCTGGGTGAGGCCCTGGCGGACGTCGCCGAGCAGTTCACGAACTGGAAGTACCGGCACCTCATGTCCGTGCGCCGGACGTTCGGCGACCGCGCCGCGTACCACGGCGAACCCGGCGTGACGTGGTTGTCGCCGACGCTGGACGAGCTGCCGTTCCCGGAGCTCTGGACGGCCCGGGCGGCCGTCGGATGA
- a CDS encoding amidase — MPDGMSPLTPGGAPPPPSSATALLAAFRAGHLSPVEVVETLARRAAEWEPSLNALTTANFEAAARHAAGAELRWSDGTARPLEGVPVLVKDLIDTEGLRTTYGSAMFADHVPTADAEVVAAIRRAGAIVLGKTATHEFAWGLTTDNPHFGPTRNPWDPSRTPGGSSGGSAAALAAGYAPLALGTDTAGSVRLPSAFCGLTGLRPTFGAVPVTGVRPLAPSADVVGPMARTVEDLRLLWTVIGPASPPNTTTVRVGLLPADPTTEAAQVCTTIADLLANAGLPVVELDAATLPAANPLLGTTILAEGRRGHLREGLWPDRADEYGADVRARLELADAADPADYLDAQEGRAYVRATWAELFTRVDVLLSPAVPIAPPPIDAIPPDFRAIILPGIAAQSLAGLPALVVRGGFDPAGLPIGIQLTAAPWREELLLDTGELVQRLTGPVQHRWPENVNTTEKESLNVVPQR, encoded by the coding sequence ATGCCCGACGGGATGAGTCCCCTCACACCGGGCGGAGCACCTCCTCCGCCCTCGTCCGCGACCGCCCTGCTGGCCGCCTTCCGTGCCGGTCACCTGTCCCCCGTGGAGGTGGTCGAAACACTCGCTCGCCGCGCGGCGGAGTGGGAACCGAGCCTGAACGCCTTGACCACGGCGAACTTCGAGGCCGCGGCACGCCATGCCGCAGGCGCCGAACTGCGGTGGTCCGACGGCACCGCGCGGCCGCTCGAAGGCGTCCCCGTGCTCGTCAAGGACCTGATCGACACCGAAGGCCTGCGCACCACATACGGATCAGCGATGTTCGCCGACCACGTGCCCACCGCCGACGCCGAGGTGGTGGCGGCCATTCGCCGCGCCGGGGCGATCGTGCTGGGCAAGACGGCCACGCACGAGTTCGCGTGGGGCCTCACCACCGACAACCCGCACTTTGGCCCGACCCGCAACCCGTGGGACCCCTCGCGCACGCCGGGTGGTTCGAGCGGCGGCTCGGCGGCGGCGCTCGCGGCCGGGTACGCGCCGCTCGCGCTCGGCACGGACACCGCGGGGTCGGTCCGGCTGCCGTCGGCGTTCTGCGGGCTGACAGGTCTTCGGCCGACGTTCGGCGCGGTCCCGGTCACCGGCGTCCGGCCGCTGGCACCTTCGGCCGACGTGGTGGGCCCGATGGCGCGGACGGTCGAGGACCTCCGTCTGTTGTGGACGGTCATCGGCCCGGCATCGCCACCGAACACCACGACGGTGCGCGTTGGACTGCTGCCGGCCGACCCCACCACCGAGGCCGCGCAGGTGTGCACCACCATCGCGGACCTGCTGGCGAACGCCGGATTGCCCGTCGTCGAGCTTGACGCCGCTACGCTCCCCGCCGCGAACCCGTTGCTGGGCACGACGATCCTGGCCGAAGGCCGCCGCGGCCACCTGCGGGAGGGCCTCTGGCCGGACCGCGCCGACGAGTACGGCGCCGACGTCCGCGCGAGGCTCGAACTGGCCGACGCGGCCGACCCCGCCGATTACCTCGACGCCCAAGAGGGCCGTGCATACGTGCGCGCCACCTGGGCCGAGCTGTTCACCCGCGTCGACGTGCTCCTCTCGCCCGCCGTCCCCATCGCGCCGCCACCGATCGACGCCATCCCGCCCGACTTCCGCGCCATCATCCTCCCGGGAATTGCCGCGCAAAGCCTCGCCGGACTACCCGCCCTCGTCGTCCGCGGCGGTTTCGATCCCGCCGGACTACCCATCGGCATCCAGCTCACCGCCGCGCCGTGGCGCGAAGAACTGCTGCTGGACACCGGCGAGCTCGTGCAACGGCTGACCGGGCCCGTGCAGCACCGGTGGCCGGAAAACGTGAACACCACAGAAAAGGAGAGCCTGAATGTCGTACCTCAACGGTAG
- a CDS encoding D-2-hydroxyacid dehydrogenase family protein, with protein MKIAILDDYQQVALTFADWDSLGAEVRVFTRPFTGPDEVVAGLAGFDVVVAMRERTRFPAEVLDRLPDLKLLVSTGLRNAAIDLAAAERNGAAVSGTGYDGRSTVELTWALILAAARNLPAEFRSTREGGWQVGVGTTLQGKTLGVLGLGDVGSAVARIGQAFGMKILAWSRSLTPERATAHGATAVTREELLERADVLSIHVVLSRQTRGLIGAGELARMKPSALLVNTSRGPIVDEAALLDALRRKVIAAAALDVFDLEPLPADHPLRGLDNAILTPHIGYVAKELYTTFYRDAVEDIAAFQAGEPIRLMG; from the coding sequence ATGAAGATCGCGATCCTCGACGACTACCAGCAGGTCGCGCTGACCTTCGCCGACTGGGACTCCCTCGGCGCAGAAGTGCGGGTCTTCACCCGGCCGTTCACCGGACCGGACGAGGTGGTGGCCGGCCTGGCCGGCTTCGACGTCGTGGTCGCGATGCGCGAGCGGACCCGGTTCCCCGCCGAGGTGCTCGACCGCCTGCCGGACCTGAAACTGCTGGTCAGCACCGGTCTGCGCAACGCCGCCATCGATCTCGCGGCGGCAGAGCGCAACGGCGCGGCCGTGTCCGGCACCGGCTACGACGGGCGTTCGACGGTGGAGCTGACCTGGGCGTTGATCCTCGCCGCCGCGCGCAACCTCCCCGCCGAGTTCCGCTCGACGCGCGAGGGCGGCTGGCAGGTCGGCGTCGGCACGACGCTGCAGGGCAAGACGCTCGGCGTACTCGGGCTCGGCGACGTCGGGTCGGCCGTCGCACGCATCGGCCAGGCGTTCGGCATGAAGATCCTCGCCTGGAGCCGCAGCCTCACGCCGGAGCGCGCCACGGCTCACGGCGCCACGGCCGTGACCAGGGAGGAGCTGCTCGAACGGGCTGACGTCCTGTCGATCCACGTGGTGCTCTCGCGGCAGACGCGCGGCCTCATCGGCGCCGGCGAACTGGCGCGGATGAAGCCGTCCGCGCTGCTGGTGAACACCTCGCGCGGCCCGATCGTCGACGAGGCTGCACTGCTCGACGCGTTGCGCCGCAAGGTGATCGCGGCCGCCGCGCTCGACGTGTTCGACCTCGAGCCGCTGCCCGCCGACCACCCGCTGCGCGGCCTCGACAACGCGATCCTCACGCCGCACATCGGATACGTCGCGAAGGAGCTGTATACGACGTTCTACCGCGACGCCGTGGAGGACATCGCCGCGTTCCAGGCCGGTGAGCCGATCCGGTTGATGGGCTGA
- a CDS encoding citryl-CoA lyase: MLGDSPEFRSDISWSTSKSITVFGHDLVDDLVGKVDLGDMGFLELTGRLPTPGESTVFNALTVSLVEHGMTPSAIASRLTHYGAPDSLQSAVAAGLLGLGTTFVGSIEGAARYVQEADLEGDLAAEAGVIVERFVAAKTLIPGIGHPIHKPLDPRAERLFTLLDEAGLTGPEVALIREVARQAGLALGKELPVNVTGAIGAIASRLGIDWRAARGIGVMARAVGLVGHVLEEIRRPTAPAIWREVDEAATRHHE, from the coding sequence ATGTTGGGTGATTCACCGGAGTTCCGCTCCGACATCAGCTGGAGCACGTCGAAGAGCATCACGGTGTTCGGCCACGACCTGGTCGACGATCTCGTGGGCAAGGTCGACCTGGGCGACATGGGGTTCCTGGAGCTGACGGGCCGCCTGCCGACGCCGGGTGAGTCCACCGTGTTCAACGCGCTCACCGTCAGCCTGGTCGAACACGGCATGACCCCGAGCGCGATCGCTTCGCGGCTGACGCACTACGGCGCGCCGGATTCCTTGCAGAGCGCCGTCGCGGCCGGGCTGCTCGGACTCGGGACGACGTTCGTCGGGTCCATCGAAGGGGCCGCGCGGTACGTTCAGGAAGCGGACCTCGAAGGCGACCTCGCCGCGGAGGCGGGCGTGATCGTCGAACGGTTCGTCGCCGCGAAGACGCTCATCCCCGGCATCGGCCACCCCATCCACAAGCCGCTCGACCCGCGGGCGGAACGGCTGTTCACGCTGCTCGACGAGGCCGGCCTCACCGGGCCGGAGGTCGCGTTGATCCGGGAAGTCGCGCGCCAGGCGGGACTCGCGCTGGGCAAGGAGCTCCCGGTCAACGTCACCGGCGCGATCGGCGCCATCGCGTCGCGGCTGGGCATCGACTGGCGGGCCGCGCGCGGCATCGGCGTGATGGCGCGGGCCGTCGGCCTCGTCGGCCACGTGCTGGAGGAGATCCGCAGGCCGACCGCGCCCGCCATCTGGCGTGAGGTCGACGAGGCCGCGACCCGCCACCACGAGTGA
- a CDS encoding IclR family transcriptional regulator C-terminal domain-containing protein, with protein MSSADKEQFVTSLARGLTVLRAFGPDQPEMSLSQVAAATGLSPAAARRFLLTLVELGYLAQVDKRFVLTPRVLELSAGYTRAMNLSSLAQPLLQRVRDETGDSVSLTALAGTDILHVCHVQTDRLMRFAITPGARVPAYVSASGRAILAHERPAVVDAFFAAATLAPRTASTITSAESLRGSLAQARQDGYAVVVDELDVGITALGCPVFGGTVVAGVSCSTVSGYLPVDEFVATRLPLLKELASRLGEAFERFPALLHSFEMQ; from the coding sequence ATGTCAAGCGCGGACAAGGAACAGTTCGTCACCTCGCTGGCCAGGGGATTGACCGTATTGCGGGCGTTCGGGCCCGATCAGCCCGAAATGTCCCTGAGCCAGGTCGCCGCCGCGACAGGCCTCAGCCCGGCCGCCGCGCGCCGCTTCCTGCTCACCCTCGTGGAGCTCGGCTACCTCGCGCAGGTCGACAAGCGGTTCGTCCTCACTCCGCGCGTGCTGGAACTCTCGGCGGGCTACACGCGCGCGATGAACCTGAGCAGCCTGGCGCAGCCGCTGCTTCAACGCGTCCGCGACGAAACCGGCGACAGCGTTTCTTTGACGGCTCTGGCGGGCACGGACATCCTCCACGTCTGCCACGTGCAGACAGACCGGTTGATGCGCTTCGCGATTACGCCCGGGGCTCGGGTGCCGGCTTACGTCAGCGCTTCCGGTCGCGCGATCCTGGCGCACGAGCGTCCGGCTGTGGTCGATGCCTTTTTCGCCGCTGCCACGCTCGCCCCCCGGACGGCCTCCACGATCACCTCTGCCGAGTCGCTGCGTGGTTCGCTGGCCCAAGCCCGCCAGGACGGCTACGCGGTGGTCGTCGACGAGCTCGACGTCGGCATCACCGCTCTGGGCTGCCCGGTGTTCGGCGGCACGGTGGTCGCGGGCGTCAGTTGCTCGACGGTGTCGGGCTACCTGCCAGTGGACGAGTTCGTGGCCACGCGGCTGCCTTTGCTGAAAGAGCTCGCTTCGCGGCTGGGGGAAGCATTCGAGCGTTTTCCGGCGTTGCTGCACTCATTCGAAATGCAGTGA
- a CDS encoding MFS transporter, whose amino-acid sequence MRTNEQSAHLTRRATIAATFGTVVEWYDFFLYGTASALIFPSLFFPSASSLNGSLLSFATFATGFVARPLGGAIFGHVGDRIGRKNALVITLLAMGLATLAVGLLPTYGQIGALAPILLVVLRIVQGIGTGGEWGGAALLTKENGSSRPGFWGGFLSSAVFVGLIFASVVYVVIGALVNNEQLLSWAWRIPFLLSVILVGVGLWVRKGLPETREFARIKQAGEQERAPLVKAFKQPRNMLAIFLMRVGQNATFNIVSVFILTYATKQLGLGKSQILWATVIGAAVACVLCPVYGHLGDRFGFGRVMIVSLLFQAVFAFPFFLLVDSKGVAPVIIAVTVGIAGAGAATDAIQAGYFAGLFSTRSRYSAISVGREGGTVVGGGLAPLIATALLGWLHGSPWAIAGWMTLTSLIGIGGVLLVRPHHAAEDVVTESGRAGSALI is encoded by the coding sequence GTGCGAACCAATGAACAATCGGCACACCTGACCAGACGGGCGACCATCGCCGCGACGTTCGGCACCGTGGTCGAGTGGTACGACTTCTTCCTCTACGGCACGGCTTCCGCGTTGATCTTCCCGAGCCTGTTCTTCCCGTCCGCCAGCTCGCTCAACGGTTCGCTGCTGTCCTTCGCCACCTTCGCCACCGGGTTCGTCGCCCGGCCACTCGGCGGGGCGATCTTCGGGCACGTCGGCGACCGCATCGGGCGCAAGAACGCGCTGGTCATCACGCTGCTGGCCATGGGTCTGGCAACGCTGGCCGTCGGCCTGCTGCCCACGTACGGGCAGATCGGCGCGCTGGCCCCGATCCTGCTGGTGGTGCTGCGGATCGTGCAGGGCATCGGTACCGGCGGCGAGTGGGGCGGCGCCGCGCTGCTGACCAAGGAGAACGGCAGCAGCCGGCCCGGGTTCTGGGGCGGGTTCCTGTCCAGCGCGGTGTTCGTGGGGCTGATCTTCGCGTCGGTCGTCTACGTCGTGATCGGCGCGCTGGTGAACAACGAACAGCTGCTGTCGTGGGCCTGGCGCATCCCGTTCCTGCTCAGCGTCATCCTCGTCGGCGTGGGCCTGTGGGTGCGCAAGGGCCTGCCGGAGACGCGTGAGTTCGCCCGCATCAAGCAGGCCGGCGAGCAGGAGCGCGCGCCGCTGGTCAAAGCGTTCAAGCAGCCACGCAACATGCTCGCGATCTTCCTCATGCGGGTCGGCCAGAACGCCACGTTCAACATCGTCTCCGTCTTCATCCTCACCTACGCGACCAAGCAACTCGGCCTCGGCAAATCACAGATCCTGTGGGCGACGGTCATCGGCGCCGCCGTCGCGTGCGTGCTCTGCCCGGTATACGGCCACCTCGGCGATCGCTTCGGCTTCGGCCGCGTGATGATCGTCAGCCTGCTCTTCCAGGCTGTGTTCGCATTCCCGTTCTTCCTGCTCGTGGACAGCAAGGGCGTCGCGCCGGTGATCATCGCCGTCACGGTCGGGATCGCCGGTGCCGGAGCGGCGACCGACGCCATCCAGGCCGGCTACTTCGCCGGGCTGTTCAGCACGCGCAGCCGCTACAGCGCCATCTCCGTCGGCCGCGAAGGCGGCACCGTGGTGGGCGGTGGCCTCGCGCCGCTGATCGCCACGGCGTTGCTGGGCTGGCTCCACGGCAGCCCTTGGGCGATCGCCGGCTGGATGACGCTGACGAGCTTGATCGGCATCGGCGGAGTGCTGCTGGTGCGCCCGCACCACGCGGCCGAAGACGTCGTCACCGAGTCCGGCCGCGCCGGTTCGGCCCTGATCTGA
- a CDS encoding DUF6518 family protein → MQKIVALAGGVVLGAGTYLTQLTPFGWTTNSIATWSALAFLVGCAGGRPSWRVATAAVGSLLLALVVWYGVAQAVNGLYSASALVTAVVWAVGGVLAGIVFGLGAAWWRPGRTAGPAPSASRCWSRSSRWTGCTGSWSSARPARA, encoded by the coding sequence ATGCAGAAAATCGTCGCGTTGGCCGGTGGCGTGGTGCTGGGCGCCGGCACTTACCTGACGCAGCTGACGCCGTTCGGCTGGACGACCAACTCGATCGCGACCTGGTCCGCGCTCGCCTTCCTCGTCGGCTGCGCCGGCGGGCGGCCGTCGTGGCGGGTCGCCACGGCGGCGGTGGGTTCGCTGCTGCTGGCGCTCGTGGTCTGGTACGGCGTGGCCCAAGCCGTGAACGGCCTGTATTCGGCGAGTGCGCTGGTCACCGCCGTCGTGTGGGCGGTCGGTGGGGTGCTCGCGGGGATCGTCTTCGGCCTCGGCGCGGCGTGGTGGCGGCCCGGCCGGACAGCCGGCCCGGCGCCGTCGGCCTCGCGCTGCTGGTCGCGCTCTTCGCGGTGGACGGGCTGTACCGGCTCGTGGTCCTCGGCTCGCCCGGCGCGGGCGTGA